One part of the Sebastes fasciatus isolate fSebFas1 chromosome 8, fSebFas1.pri, whole genome shotgun sequence genome encodes these proteins:
- the LOC141773303 gene encoding cryptochrome-1-like → MAPNSIHWFRKGLRLHDNPALLQAVRGAGTVRCVYFLDPWFAGSSNVGVNRWRFLLQCLEDLDANLRKLNSRLFVIRGQPANVFPRLFKEWKISRLTFEYDSEPFGKERDAAIKKLAMEAGVEVNVKTSHTLYDLDKIIELNGGQPPLTYKRFQTLISRLDPPEMPVETLSESLMGRCVTPISEDHGDKYGVPSLEELGFDTDGLPSAVWPGGETEALTRIERHLERKAWVANFERPRMNANSLLASPTGLSPYLRFGCLSCRLFYFKLTDLYRKVKKNSSPPLSLYGQLLWREFFYTTATNNPRFDKMEGNPICVRIPWDKNPEALAKWAEAKTGFPWIDAIMTQLRQEGWIHHLARHAVACFLTRGDLWISWEEGMKVFEELLLDADWSVNAGSWMWLSCSSFFQQFFHCYCPVGFGRRTDPNGDFIRRYLPVLRGFPAKFIYDPWNAPESVQAAAKCIIGVHYPKPMVHHAEASRLNIERMKQIYQQLSRYRGLGLLASVPSTNGNGNGGMMAYSPGEQQPGTNNNNNNNNSHLPGASGSSAATGNGSGSVLHNFHNEEHAEPSSRLQQQRLQPHPQQQQQQQHQQQHGYHSVPGASQTITSSHLFHEFAVPQSPGLLLHSRGSVTGKRERESERDGSGEKDPASCSVHKMQRQST, encoded by the exons ATGGCCCCAAATTCCATCCACTGGTTTCGGAAAGGCCTCCGTCTCCATGACAACCCGGCGCTACTGCAGGCGGTCAGAGGAGCAGGCACAGTGCGCTGTGTTTACTTCCTGGACCCGTGGTTCGCCGGCTCGTCCAACGTCGGCGTCAACAGGTGGAG GTTTCTCCTCCAGTGTTTGGAGGATCTGGACGCCAACCTTCGGAAACTCAACTCTCGCCTTTTTGTCATCAGGGGCCAACCGGCCAACGTGTTCCCGCGGCTCTTTAAG gaGTGGAAGATCTCTCGCCTGACCTTCGAGTATGATTCGGAGCCTTTTGGGAAGGAGCGAGACGCCGCCATCAAGAAGCTGGCCATGGAGGCGGGAGTGGAGGTCAACGTCAAGACATCGCACACCCTCTACGACCTGGACAA GATCATAGAGCTGAACGGCGGGCAGCCTCCTCTCACCTACAAGCGTTTCCAGACTCTGATCAGTCGACTGGATCCTCCCGAGATGCCCGTGGAGACGCTGTCGGAGAGCCTGATGGGTCGATGCGTCACCCCCATCTCTGAGGACCACGGAGACAAGTACGGGGTCCCGTCCCTGGAGGAGCTGG GCTTTGACACCGACGGTCTGCCATCTGCCGTGTGGCCGGGAGGAGAGACTGAAGCTCTGACCAGGATAGAGCGCCATCTGGAGAGAAAA GCGTGGGTGGCTAATTTCGAGCGTCCCAGAATGAACGCCAACTCGCTGCTGGCCAGCCCGACGGGCCTCAGCCCGTACCTGCGCTTCGGCTGCCTCTCCTGTCGCCTCTTCTACTTCAAGCTCACTGACCTCTACCGCAAG GTGAAGAAGAACAGCTCCCCTCCGCTCTCCCTGTACGGCCAGCTGCTGTGGCGGGAGTTCTTCTACACCACGGCCACCAACAACCCGCGCTTCGACAAGATGGAGGGGAACCCCATCTGCGTACGCATCCCCTGGGACAAAAACCCCGAAGCGCTCGCCAAGTGGGCCGAGGCCAAGACCGGGTTCCCCTGGATAGACGCCATCATGACTCAGCTGAGGCAGGAGGGCTGGATCCATCACCTGGCCAGGCACGCGGTGGCTTGCTTCCTCACCAGGGGGGACCTGTGGATCAGCTGGGAGGAAGGGATGAAG GTGTTTGAGGAGCTGCTTCTCGATGCCGACTGGAGCGTGAACGCAGGCAGCTGGATGTGGTTGTCCTGCAGCTCGTTTTTCCAGCAGTTTTTCCACTGCTACTGCCCCGTGGGCTTCGGCCGACGCACCGACCCCAACGGGGACTTCATTAG ACGTTACTTACCTGTCCTCCGAGGTTTCCCCGCTAAGTTCATCTACGACCCGTGGAACGCCCCGGAGTCCGTGCAGGCGGCCGCCAAGTGCATAATCGGCGTCCACTACCCGAAGCCAATGGTGCACCACGCGGAGGCGAGCCGGCTCAACATCGAGAGGATGAAGCAGATCTACCAGCAACTCAGCCGATACAGGGGACTGG GTCTGCTGGCATCGGTGCCGTCCACTAATGGGAATGGGAACGGAGGAATGATGGCGTACTCTCCCGGAGAGCAGCAGCCAgggaccaacaacaacaacaacaacaacaactcacaTT TGCCTGGAGCGTCGGGGAGCTCCGCTGCGACGGGGAATGGCAGCGGGAGCGTCCTCCACAACTTTCACAATGAAGAACATGCGGAGCCGAGCAGCAGACTACAGCAACAGCGACTGCAACCGCacccacagcaacaacagcaacagcaacatcagcaacagCATG gatACCACTCAGTGCCAGGCGCCAGCCAGACCATCACCAGCAGCCACCTCTTCCACGAGTTTGCTGTGCCTCAAAGCCCAG GACTCCTCCTGCACAGCAGAGGCAGCGTCACAGGAAAGCGGGAACGCGAGTCGGAACGAGACGGGTCGGGGGAGAAGGACCCGGCGTCCTGCTCCGTGCACAAGATGCAGAGGCAGAGtacatga